One window of Candidatus Margulisiibacteriota bacterium genomic DNA carries:
- a CDS encoding ABC transporter permease → MLQKLYRSRSLAIARKEFLHIIRDRRTLLLTFALPVVMLVLYAYALTFDIRNIPMAVRDLDNSPMTRQITRKFVSSGYFDLVGYVSNFKEEEKFFLSGKIKMALNFGPGFAGRVNSGRGADLQIVVDGSDSNTSLMAVSYVNTILQDYSKDILLKYYSRSQMTPKGQLLPIEAHPRIWYNPELKSMNFLVPGIIAMVLMILSALITSLSIVSEKTRGTMEQLIATSIRPMEIMAGKMMPYVLIGLCDVLLCVLVSVLFFKVPIRGSVFLLLLESIIFIFGSLGLGLFISTVAKKQENAIIMGAMTTMLPSILLSGFVFPIESMPKIIQLTTYFVPARYFLTILRGIFLKGIGIEYLWFDTLLLIGFGVLMMMLASRQFKKRLD, encoded by the coding sequence ATGCTGCAAAAGCTCTATAGAAGCAGGTCCCTGGCCATAGCACGCAAGGAGTTCCTGCACATTATAAGGGACCGCAGGACCCTTCTGCTTACATTTGCGCTGCCTGTGGTGATGCTGGTGCTTTACGCCTATGCTCTTACCTTTGACATACGCAACATCCCCATGGCGGTTAGAGACCTGGACAATTCCCCCATGACCAGACAGATAACCAGAAAATTCGTTTCATCCGGTTATTTTGATCTTGTCGGTTATGTCAGCAATTTTAAGGAGGAGGAAAAGTTTTTCCTCTCGGGAAAGATCAAGATGGCTCTCAACTTTGGCCCGGGGTTTGCCGGCAGGGTCAATTCAGGAAGAGGGGCCGATCTTCAGATAGTGGTAGACGGCTCCGATTCCAATACTTCTCTCATGGCGGTCAGCTATGTCAACACCATTCTGCAGGACTATTCTAAGGATATCCTGCTCAAATACTATTCTAGGTCCCAGATGACGCCAAAAGGTCAGCTCCTGCCGATAGAGGCCCATCCAAGGATCTGGTACAACCCGGAGCTGAAAAGCATGAATTTTCTGGTCCCCGGCATAATAGCGATGGTCCTGATGATACTGTCAGCCCTCATCACCTCGCTTTCTATCGTGAGCGAAAAGACCCGAGGCACCATGGAGCAGCTCATAGCCACCTCTATCAGGCCCATGGAGATAATGGCAGGCAAAATGATGCCTTATGTTCTTATCGGGCTCTGCGATGTTCTTCTCTGCGTGCTTGTCAGCGTTCTGTTCTTCAAAGTGCCGATAAGGGGCAGCGTGTTTTTGCTGCTGCTGGAGTCAATAATCTTCATCTTTGGATCTCTGGGCCTGGGTCTGTTCATTTCCACCGTTGCCAAAAAACAGGAGAACGCCATAATAATGGGGGCCATGACCACCATGCTGCCTTCCATCCTTTTATCGGGGTTCGTGTTCCCGATAGAGAGCATGCCCAAAATAATACAGCTGACTACCTATTTTGTGCCGGCCAGGTATTTCCTGACCATTCTTAGAGGCATATTTTTGAAGGGCATAGGCATAGAATACCTGTGGTTTGACACGCTTCTTTTGATAGGGTTCGGGGTCCTGATGATGATGCTGGCCTCCAGGCAGTTCAAGAAAAGGCTGGATTAA
- a CDS encoding ABC transporter ATP-binding protein produces MEYSITVDRLTKKFGSFTAVDAISFAVKKGEIFGFLGPNGAGKSTTIRMLCGILVPTSGTGSVAGFDITKDSEKISQRIGYMSQKFSLYEDLTVSENLDFFAGVYQTPAAVRASRKKELIKMAGLKGRQDELASNLSGGWKQRLALGCATVHDPDILFLDEPTSGVDPISRRNFWHLIYTLSEKGTTVLVTTHFMDEAEHCNNIALISDGRIIARGSPMQLKKTAGRSSLEDVFVSLVGGRTDAAKAL; encoded by the coding sequence ATGGAATATTCAATAACGGTAGACAGGCTGACCAAAAAATTCGGCTCTTTTACGGCGGTGGATGCCATTAGCTTTGCCGTGAAAAAAGGAGAGATATTCGGCTTTCTGGGCCCCAACGGCGCTGGAAAGTCGACCACGATACGGATGCTTTGCGGGATACTTGTCCCGACATCGGGGACTGGCTCTGTTGCCGGGTTTGACATTACAAAAGACAGCGAAAAGATCAGCCAGAGAATAGGTTATATGTCCCAAAAATTCTCTCTCTACGAAGATCTTACGGTATCGGAGAACCTTGATTTTTTTGCCGGTGTTTATCAAACTCCGGCAGCCGTACGGGCATCAAGAAAGAAAGAATTGATCAAGATGGCCGGGCTTAAAGGCCGTCAGGACGAGCTGGCTTCAAATCTGTCGGGAGGATGGAAGCAGCGCCTCGCGCTTGGATGCGCCACAGTGCATGATCCCGACATCCTTTTTCTGGATGAGCCGACCTCGGGAGTGGACCCAATATCAAGGAGGAATTTCTGGCATCTGATCTACACCCTTTCGGAAAAGGGCACGACCGTCCTTGTTACCACCCATTTTATGGACGAGGCGGAGCACTGCAACAATATTGCCCTGATATCCGACGGAAGGATAATAGCTCGGGGAAGCCCGATGCAGCTGAAGAAGACAGCCGGCAGAAGCAGCCTCGAGGATGTCTTTGTTTCTCTGGTAGGAGGAAGGACGGATGCTGCAAAAGCTCTATAG